From the genome of Vicia villosa cultivar HV-30 ecotype Madison, WI linkage group LG2, Vvil1.0, whole genome shotgun sequence, one region includes:
- the LOC131652788 gene encoding uncharacterized protein LOC131652788 yields the protein MYSNPPMDYPPSYHPWSIPPTYPTNLSFTSPTTSSFPSFPWELFTSYYTHGSSSPKLYLNHGYSPHQQLATTISVSHPHHIIEQQTLNTSTNMDSSYLEATYPFPRLETKYQSHYPEISPLNIIHTQIMLLDPLKFTTNFSLNLSRHEANERSMGDVVAVKDPEATPNHEYSWIHYNLRPQRAQKSLKSPTATAYSKQGQLSVLRIASLLSVKIDKHKRGKRRINIKEKRVSKPKSPATILASSPAKFMTPMAFPALTPPSFLTLFQTNSSIISPETVQLSSSTTSTTTQVSLPMSSTLAKQSDPKPPDIILSSDLSLSFTNPFWQLLDLKHPTLKPPPQFKDGVFHDDADFAISPKPLDPTFDINNSITHPQFPPEPVSVDINDNPFESWEIPVSLKDVLWLQKFSANNVNVKGKLPEIELLKEWKQYLKDMKNWIRATPAEITQTADPPPKTSLLVLCLFEPLIHYHTRKRNMKVIVFQIDTEIATLLHDFKFCKNCFLFSTIWPKLVFLAIDGLCVFPYENDIGSSCGVYLYLHMYYYTFGGIYYAYHVSNYGKELNVATAEFCFWARRDSICAHFDPCYFKRSLMFQHVITDMLIYKNLRHVSLAKYWINEKHNWRFGILTYRAFRRSQNFAYTLKEFVVGVHSFIIGKHICTTFIATKFDNDEIHLVVLSTKNQDMEIWDILQALANEYLHRSLHCFMSFGLLGAYTTSRTHDNASCLIFWERHIKKLSESIQILSNSPPQLPFKSHNAASLQPFSPNLLGWQLALKMLVNESLEKVLPIALKQVVDYEELIINVCETVHEDNMNKLFDVHVHIETYVPPQFGIRGNGKHLVVGGYGRNVAASKYSNWCLISKKKNSVQHVMQAV from the coding sequence atgtactcaaatcctcctatggattaCCCACCTTCATATCATCCATGGAGTATTCCTCCTACCTATCCCACAAACCTCTCTTTTACATCTCCTACCACATCTTCATTTCCATCTTTCCCGTGGGAACTTTTTACATCTTATTACACTCATGGTTCATCATCCCCAAAATTGTATTTGAATCACGGATATTCACCACATCAACAATTAGCCACAACAATTTCAGTATCTCACCCACACCACATAATAGAACAACAAACGCTCAACACTTCCACAAATATGGATAGTTCCTACCTAGAAGCCACATATCCATTTCCCCGTCTAGAAACTAAGTACCAAAGTCATTACCCAGAAATTTCACCACTCAACATTATTCATACACAAATCATGCTTCTAGATCCATTGAAATTCACAACCAATTTCAGCTTAAATTTATCAAGACATGAAGCTAATGAGCGGTCTATGGGTGACGTTGTAGCAGTGAAAGATCCAGAGGCAACACCCAATCATGAATATTCATGGATTCATTATAATCTTCGACCACAAAGGGCTCAAAAATCTCTGAAATCACCAACGGCGACCGCATATTCGAAACAAGGTCAGTTGTCTGTGTTGAGGATCGCCTCCTTATTGTCTGTTAAGATTGACAAAcataaaagaggaaaaagaaggattaacataaaagaaaaaagagtttcCAAACCAAAATCTCCGGCGACAATTCTGGCCTCTTCTCCAGCAAAATTTATGACGCCGATGGCATTTCCGGCACTAACCCCGCCATCGTTTCTGACACTTTTTCAGACAAATTCTTCGATAATATCTCCAGAAACAGTTCAGCTGTCTTCTTcgacaacatcaacaacaactcaagtgtCACTTCCGATGTCGTCGACTCTGGCAAAACAATCAGATCCAAAACCACCAGACATAATTTTATCTTCGGATCTGTCGTTATCATTCACAAACCCATTTTGGCAACTATTAGATTTGAAACATCCTACGCTGAAACCACCGCCTCAGTTCAAAGATGGAGTGTTTCATGATGATGCTGATTTTGCAATTTCGCCAAAACCACTAGATCCTACTTTTGACATCAACAATTCCATCACTCATCCACAATTTCCTCCCGAGCCTGTTTCTGTAGATATCAATGATAATCCCTTTGAGTCGTGGGAGATTCCTGTATCTCTTAAGGATGTTTTATGGCTTCAAAAATTTTCTGCTAACAATGTTAATGTTAAGGGTAAGTTACCGGAGATTGAGTTGCTTAAAGAATGGAAACAATATTTGAAGGACATGAAGAATTGGATTCGTGCCACCCCTGCTGAAATAACCCAAACCGCAGATCCTCCGCCAAAGACGTCACTGCTTGTATTGTgtttgtttgaaccactcattcATTATCACACAAGGAAGAGAAATATGAAGGTAATCGTTTTCCAAATAGATACCGAAATTGCTACTTTGTTGCATGATTTTAAATTTTGCAAAAATTGTTTTCTGTTCAGTACAATTTGGCCTAAACTTGTTTTTCTAGCCATTGATGGTCTGTGTGTGTTTCCATATGAGAATGATATTGGTAGTTCTTGCGGTGTTTATCTATATCTACATATGTATTACTATACTTTCGGAGGAATATACTACGCATATCATGTTTCAAATTATGGGAAGGAGCTCAATGTTGCCACTGCTGAATTTTGTTTTTGGGCCAGGAGAGATAGCATCTGTGCTCATTTTGATCCATGTTATTTCAAGCGATCTCTTATGTTTCAGCATGTTATAACAGATATGTTGATTTATAAGAATTTGAGGCATGTATCACTTGCAAAATATTGGATTAATGAAAAACATAATTGGAGATTTGGCATACTTACTTATCGTGCTTTTAGAAGATCACAAAACTTTGCATATACACTTAAAGAGTTTGTTGTGGGTGTTCACTCATTTATTATTGGAAAGCATATTTGCACTACATTTATTGCTACTAAATTTGATAATGATGAGATCCACCTAGTTGTGTTGTCAACCAAAAATCAAGATATGGAAATTTGGGATATCTTACAAGCATTAGCTAATGAGTATTTGCACAGGAGTCTCCACTGTTTTATGAGCTTTGGGTTACTCGGTGCTTACACAACATCACGTACTCACGATAATGCTTCATGTTTGATATTTTGGGAAAGACACATCAAAAAACTCTCAGAATCTATTCAAATTCTCTCTAATTCTCCACCACAACTTCCATTTAAATCTCATAATGCTGCAAGTTTGCAGCCATTCTCACCGAATTTGCTTGGTTGGCAACTTGCATTGAAGATGCTTGTTAATGAATCATTGGAGAAAGTCTTGCCAATTGCATTGAAACAAGTGGTTGATTATGAGGAGCTGATCATCAACGTATGCGAGACTGTGCATGAGGATAATATGAATAAACTTTTTGATGTGCATGTGCATATTGAAACTTATGTTCCTCCTCAATTCGGTATTCGCGGAAATGGCAAACATTTGGTTGTTGGGGGCTATGGGAGGAATGTTGCTGCTTCTAAATATTCAAATTGGTGTCTTATTTCTAAGAAGAAGAACTCAGTTCAACATGTGATGCAAGCTGTTTAG
- the LOC131647291 gene encoding two-component response regulator 24-like, with translation MSAGTTGYKRLRKPEETRMRIRKHDSDEPSYPMTALLVDSVDANRHLEHQILESIGVQTEPANNAHEAMQLLLTGVNFDVIFVDFDLPMISGPQFVMDIRVLGIQSKIIGMLSNFNGHNSQMFFEAGVNGNTQKPLTRETFEHIFQIIRIM, from the exons ATGAGTGCAGGGACAACTGGATATAAACGGCTAAGAAAGCCAGAGGAGACAAGAATGAGAATCAGAAAACATGATTCAGATGAACCTTCTTATCCCATGACTGCATTGCTAGTAGATAGTGTGGATGCAAATAGACATTTGGAGCATCAAATACTTGAATCAATAGGCGTTCAAACAGAACCTGCGAATAACGCTCATGAAGCAATGCAACTGTTGCTTACTGGGGTGAATTTTGACGTCAtatttgttgattttgatttgcccATGATAAGTGGACCCCAG tTCGTGATGGATATACGTGTGCTGGGGATTCAAAGCAAAATAATAGGGATGTTATCAAACTTTAATGGTCATAATTCACAAATGTTTTTTGAAGCAGGAGTTAATGGCAATACTCAGAAACCTTTGACTCGAGAAACTTTTGAACACATCTTTCAAATCATTCGCATCATGTGA
- the LOC131652790 gene encoding uncharacterized protein LOC131652790, with product MASSISSQPFILSRITNTSLYPPPLPKPKQLPSLFFLRRSRHRPFLISCHVDGDDVVSTRNSSFDRGFTVIANMLRRIKPLDNSVISIGVSTAAKDSMKQTISTMLGLLPSDHFSVTVSLSIQPLHRLLVSSIITGYTLWNAEYRMSLTRNLEMSCADGVSECETPLESLEVKGGGEEHGKNMKVVSDSGFNDLETWNNSSSGTGVFGDLPPQALKYIQQLQSELSNTKEELNAQKQEMMQLEHDRGIRNNLLEYLRSFDPDRVNEMSRPSSVEVEDIIHQLVQNIMRRFLVDEASSNFMEQSVEGNVDYHFDDSDELSDTVATSRDYLAKLLFWCMLLGHHLRGLENRLHLSCVVGLL from the exons ATggcatcatcaatttcatctcaaCCCTTCATCCTCTCCCGCATCACCAACACATCACTCTATCCACCACCTCTCCCCAAACCCAAACAACTTCCCTCTCTCTTCTTCCTCCGCCGCTCCCGTCACCGTCCTTTTCTCATATCCTGCCACGTTGACGGAGACGACGTCGTTTCGACTCGTAATTCGAGTTTCGATAGAGGCTTTACCGTTATCGCTAACATGCTTCGCCGGATCAAACCCCTCGATAACTCCGTTATCTCTATAGGTGTTTCTACCGCTGCTAAGGATTCTATGAAACAGACTATTTCGACTATGCTTGGTTTGTTGCCTTCTGATCATTTTTCGGTTACTGTTAGTCTTTCTATTCAGCCTCTTCATCGGTTGCTTGTTTCTTCCATCATCACAGG GTACACGCTGTGGAATGCGGAGTACAGGATGTCCTTGACGAGGAATCTGGAAATGTCTTGTGCGGATGGAGTGTCGGAGTGTGAAACGCCTTTGGAGAGTTTGGAGGTCAAGGGTGGAGGAGAAGAACATGGGAAAAATATGAAGGTTGTTTCTGATTCAGGATTCAACGATTTGGAAACTTGGAACAACAGCAGTAGTGGCACAGGAGTCTTTGGAGATTTGCCGCCCCAGGCTCTGAAATACATTCAACAGTTGCAGTCTGAGTTGTCAAACACGAAGGAG GAGCTGAATGCCCAGAAGCAAGAAATGATGCAATTAGAACATGACAGGGGAATTCGGAATAATTTACTGGAATATCTCCGCTCTTTTGATCCTGATAGG GTCAATGAAATGTCTCGACCTTCGTCAGTTGAAGTGGAGGATATAATTCACCAACTTGTTCAAAACATTATGAGAAGATTCCTTGTCGACGAAGCTAGCTCTAACTTTATGGAACAATCGGTAGAAGGAAACGTAGACTATCACTTTGACGATAGTGACGAGCTAAGTGATACAGTAGCCACTTCTCGCGATTACCTAGCAAAGTTGCTTTTCTG GTGTATGTTATTGGGTCATCACTTAAGAGGATTGGAAAACAGATTGCATTTGAGCTGTGTTGTTGGACTTTTATAG
- the LOC131652785 gene encoding alpha-mannosidase 2-like, producing the protein MPFSSRRGGNWAQSILPSSNPKSKVPRKGRRRTLLKDFIFSNFFFIGLLISLLLFLVILIRYGVPKPISSHFRTRSSRFRKSFTRKPLFGESGNGSTALFGGYATVDLTTKDLYDKIEFLDVDGGAWKQGWGVTYRGNEWDNEKLKIFVVPHSHNDPGWKLTVEEYYDRQSRHILDTIVETLSKDSRRKFIWEEMSYLERWWRDPNTTDAMKETFINLVKNGQLEIVGGGWVMNDEANSHYFAIIEQIAEGNMWLNDTIGFVPKNNWAIDPFGYSSTMAYLLRRMGFDNMLIQRTHYEVKKELAWHKNLEYVWRQSWDAEETTDIFVHMMPFYSYDIPHTCGPEPAICCQFDFARMESFSYESCPWGPSPEEITQDNVQKRALMLLDQYRKKSTLYRTNTLLIPLGDDFRYINVQEAEAQFRNYQVLFDYINSNPSLNAEAKFGTLEDYFVMLREEAERINYTSPGEVGSGLVEGFPSLSGDFFTYADRQQDYWSGYYVSRPFFKAVDRVLEQTLRATEMMVALTLGFCRRAHCEKFAMAFSYKLTAARRNLALFQHHDGVTGTAKDHVVKDYGTRMHTSLQDLQIFMSKGIEPLLGIRYDKLDQSPSQFEPAIVRSKYDAQPLHKVISLHDSTYNSVVFYNPLEQTREEVVMVVVDRPDVTVVDSNMSCVQSQISPELQYDNSKIFTGKHRVYWKVLVPAMGLETYYIGNGFVGCEKAKPAKLKLFSKTSSVTCPSPYSCGKIEGDVVEIKNQHQKLTFDVRYGLLQKVTLMNGSPNIINEEIGMYASSGGAYLFLPSGEAQPIIEGDGLMLISEGPLLQEVFSYPKTAWEKSPISHSTRIYTGESAVQGLVIEKEYHVELTDRDFNNREMIVRYKTDIDSKKVFYSDLNGFQMSRRETYDKIPLQGNYYPMPSLAFIQGSNGRRFSVHSRQALGVASLQNGWLEIMLDRRLVKDDGRGLGQGVMDNRVMNVVFHLTVESNISAISNSVSSSFPQNPSLLSHRVGSHLNYPLHAFISKKSQELSAMPPPSRSFSPLATSLPCDLHIVNFKVPKPLKFLQQPPESPRFVLILNRRHYDSSYCRKARSSQCTRLADDPVNLFSMFKDLTVLKAKATSLNLLHEDPEIIGFTEQFADLAQEGHVSISPMEIQAYRLELRPQQ; encoded by the exons ATGCCTTTTTCATCTAGGCGTGGAGGAAATTGGGCACAATCGATTCTACCATCTTCAAATCCAAAATCAAAGGTACCCAGAAAGGGTAGAAGAAGAACTTTGTTAAAAgatttcattttttcaaatttcttCTTCATTGGGTTGTTGATTTCTCTGTTATTGTTCCTTGTAATTCTTATCCGATACGGTGTACCAAAACCCATCTCATCCCATTTCAGAACCCGTTCCTCTCGCTTCAGAAAATCCTTTACAAGGAAACCCCTTTTTGGTGAGAGTGGTAACGGAAGTACTGCACTCTTTGGTGGTTATGCTACTGTTGATTTGACCACGAAAGATTTGTATGATAAGATTGAGTTTTTGGATGTTGATGGTGGTGCTTGGAAGCAAGGTTGGGGTGTTACTTATAGAGGGAATGAGTGGGATAATGAGAAGTTGAAGATTTTTGTTGTTCCTCATTCACATAATGATCCTGGTTGGAAGCTTACTGTTGAGGAATACTATGATAGGCAATCTAGACATATACTTGATACCATTGTTGAAACTCTTAGCAAG GACTCTCGCCGGAAGTTCATATGGGAAGAGATGTCTTACTTAGAGAGATGGTGGAGGGATCCCAATACCACAGATGCCATGAAGGAAACATTCATCAACTTAGTGAAAAACGGGCAGCTAGAAATTGTTGGAGGCGGCTGggtgatgaatgatgag GCCAATTCCCACTACTTTGCTATAATTGAACAG ATTGCAGAAGGAAACATGTGGTTGAATGACACCATTGGGTTTGTTCCTAAAAATAATTGGGCCATTGATCCATTTGGTTACTCATCAACCATGGCATATCTTCTACGTCGTATGGGTTTCGATAACATGCTTATCCAGAGGACTCATTATGAGGTAAAGAAGGAACTTGCATGGCATAAGAATTTAGAATACGTATGGCGTCAAAGCTGGGATGCAGAGGAAACCACTGATATATTCGTCCATATGATGCCGTTTTATTCGTACGATATACCTCATACATGTGGCCCTGAGCCGGCTATTTGCTGTCAGTTTGACTTTGCACGCATGGAGAGTTTCTCTTATGAAAGTTGTCCGTGGGGTCCAAGTCCCGAGGAGATAACTCAGGACAACGTTCAAAAAAGGGCACTTATGTTACTTGATCAATACAGGAAAAAATCTACTCTGTATCGAACAAACACTCTTCTTATTCCACTTGGAGATGATTTTCGCTATATTAACGTCCAAGAGGCCGAAGCGCAGTTTAGAAATTACCAAGTGTTGTTTGATTATATCAATTCAAACCCTAGTCTGAATGCGGAGGCAAagtttggtactttggaagattacTTTGTAATGCTCCGTGAGGAAGCGGAAAGAATAAATTACACATCTCCTGGTGAAGTCGGATCTGGTCTAGTTGAAGGTTTTCCTTCCCTGTCCGGTGACTTTTTCACTTATGCTGATCGGCAACAAGATTACTGGAGCGGTTATTATGTTTCACGGCCATTCTTTAAGGCTGTTGACAGGGTACTGGAGCAGACACTTCGAGCAACTGAAATGATGGTAGCTCTAACACTTGGTTTCTGTCGGAGAGCACATTGTGAGAAGTTTGCAATGGCATTTTCCTATAAGTTGACTGCTGCTAGAAGGAACTTGGCTCTTTTTCAGCATCACGACGGCGTAACGGGTACTGCAAAAGACCATGTGGTTAAGGACTACGGAACTCGAATGCATACCTCGTTACAGGACTTGCAAATTTTTATGTCTAAGGGAATCGAGCCTCTTCTTGGAATCCGTTATGATAAATTAGATCAAAGTCCTTCACAGTTTGAGCCGGCAATAGTGAGATCTAAATATGATGCTCAGCCATTGCATAAAGTGATCAGTCTTCATGACAGTACATACAATTCCGTTGTCTTTTATAATCCTCTGGAGCAAACCAGAGAAGAAGTCGTGATGGTTGTTGTTGACCGTCCTGACGTAACTGTTGTTGACTCTAACATGAGCTGTGTTCAAAGCCAAATTTCTCCTGAGTTGCAGTATGACAACAGCAAGATCTTTACGGGGAAGCACCGAGTTTACTGGAAAGTTTTGGTGCCTGCAATGGGGTTGGAAACATATTATATTGGCAATGGTTTTGTCGGTTGTGAAAAGGCTAAGCCTGCCAAGTTGAAACTTTTCTCCAAGACTAGTTCAGTTACCTGTCCTTCACCGTATTCTTGTGGAAAAATTGAAGGTGATGTTGTTGAAATTAAAAATCAGCATCAAAAACTAACTTTCGATGTAAGGTATGGTTTGTTGCAGAAGGTAACCTTAATGAATGGTTCCCCGAATATCATAAATGAGGAAATCGGTATGTATGCTAGTTCGGGTGGGGCATACTTGTTTTTGCCGAGTGGTGAAGCTCAGCCAATTATCGAAGGAGATGGACTTATGCTGATCTCAGAGGGTCCTTTGTTGCAGGAAGTATTCTCTTATCCAAAGACAGCTTGGGAGAAATCACCGATTTCTCATAGCACCCGAATATATACCGGTGAGAGTGCAGTCCAAGGGCTTGTCATTGAAAAGGAATATCATGTTGAGCTCACTGACCGTGATTTCAATAATAGGGAGATGATAGTTAGATATAAAACTGATATCGATAGcaaaaaggttttttattctgATTTAAATGGATTTCAGATGAGTCGAAGAGAAACTTACGATAAGATTCCCTTGCAAGGCAACTACTACCCTATGCCCTCTCTTGCATTCATACAAGGATCCAACGGCCGACGGTTTTCTGTTCATTCTCGACAAGCGTTGGGTGTGGCAAGCCTTCAAAATGGATGGCTTGAGATAATGCTAGACCGCCGTTTGGTAAAAGACGACGGCCGTGGTCTAGGCCAAGGAGTGATGGATAACCGCGTAATGAATGTTGTCTTCCACTTAACTGTTGAATCCAATATTTCCGCCATATCAAATTCAGTTTCAAGCTCGTTCCCTCAGAACCCTTCCCTTTTATCTCATCGTGTTGGTTCTCATTTGAACTACCCATTACACGCATTCATTTCCAAGAAGTCGCAGGAATTGTCTGCAATGCCACCGCCGTCTCGATCCTTTTCTCCTCTCGCAACTTCCCTGCCATGTGATCTCCACATAGTAAACTTTAAGGTTCCTAAGCCTTTAAAGTTTTTGCAGCAGCCACCTGAAAGTCCTAGGTTTGTCCTGATTTTGAACCGTCGACATTATGATTCTTCGTACTGTCGGAAGGCAAGATCATCACAATGCACTAGACTAGCTGACGACCCCGTGAATCTGTTCAGCATGTTCAAGGATCTTACAGTTTTGAAAGCTAAAGCAACTTCATTGAATCTTCTCCATGAAGATCCTGAAATAATAGGGTTCACAGAACAGTTTGCTGATCTTGCACAAGAAGGGCATGTTTCCATATCTCCAATGGAAATACAAGCCTACCGGTTGGAATTGCGGCCACAACAGTAG
- the LOC131652789 gene encoding probable galacturonosyltransferase-like 10, producing MFFLSKSSLFVFIFFSSSFFLFQVNAIRSIPNKITNKANEFESKDDTFMIFKEAPEYRNQHKCKVVDRKIDSPIDQFVCDSSLVHVSMTIDWDYLRGSMAAIHSVLKHTSCPKNLFFHFIASDSRLVKKDEFDRIVHSSFPSLRFKVYVFNESLVENLISPSIRQALENPLNYARSYLADLLEECVERVIYLDSDVIVVDDIQELWKVSLSDSKVIGAPEYCHANFTRYFSYEFWSSYEFSEEFKGRKSRPCYFNTGVMVMDLAKWREGEYTKKIEKWMEIQKERRVYKLGSLPPFLMVFGGEVEAIDHRWNQHGLGGDNVVDSCRSLHSGPVSLLHWSGKGKPWRRLDAKKPCSVDFLWKPYDLYVPHLGYKHSLV from the coding sequence ATGTTCTTTCTATCTAAATCATCTCTTtttgttttcatctttttctcatcttctttttttctctttcaagtTAATGCTATTAGATCTATACCCAACAAAATCACGAACAAAGCCAATGAATTTGAGTCCAAAGATGATACCTTTATGATATTCAAAGAGGCCCCAGAATATAGAAATCAGCACAAATGCAAAGTGGTTGATAGAAAAATTGATTCTCCTATTGATCAATTTGTGTGTGATTCTTCACTTGTTCATGTTTCAATGACTATTGATTGGGATTACTTGAGAGGCTCTATGGCTGCTATTCATTCTGTTCTTAAACACACTTCGTGTCCTAAGAATCTATTCTTTCATTTCATTGCATCAGATTCAAGATTGGTGAAAAAAGATGAGTTTGATAGGATTGTTCATAGTTCTTTTCCTTCGTTGAGATTCAAAGTTTATGTTTTCAATGAAAGTTTAGTTGAGAATCTGATATCGCCTTCAATAAGACAAGCGTTAGAGAATCCTTTGAATTATGCAAGAAGCTATTTGGCTGATTTGCTTGAAGAATGTGTTGAGAGAGTTATATATTTGGATTCAGATGTTATAGTTGTGGATGATATTCAAGAACTATGGAAAGTTTCGTTGAGTGATTCGAAGGTGATTGGTGCACCGGAGTATTGTCATGCGAATTTCACTAGGTATTTTAGCTATGAGTTTTGGTCGAGTTATGAATTTTCGGAAGAATTTAAGGGAAGAAAATCGAGGCCATGTTATTTCAACACGGGTGTGATGGTAATGGATTTGGCAAAATGGAGAGAAGGCGAATACACGAAGAAGATTGAGAAATGGATGGAGATTCAGAAGGAGCGGAGGGTTTATAAACTGGGATCATTGCCTCCTTTTTTGATGGTTTTTGGTGGTGAGGTTGAAGCTATTGATCATAGATGGAATCAGCATGGTCTTGGTGGTGATAATGTTGTTGATAGCTGTAGGAGTTTGCATTCTGGACCTGTTAGTTTGTTGCATTGGAGTGGGAAAGGGAAGCCATGGAGAAGACTTGATGCAAAGAAACCTTGCTCTGTTGATTTTTTGTGGAAGCCTTATGATTTGTATGTTCCTCATTTGGGATATAAACATTCATTGGTTTAG